The following are encoded together in the Ralstonia insidiosa genome:
- a CDS encoding chloride channel protein — MSRNGLRFSIFLAGAMGVAVFSLVFSWVADTALAWQRALHTHYTWATLVLLPPGLAALRWLTLRVAPQARGSGIPQVIATQHLPPFGVAQTTLVSFPQALWKIGLTAVALFLGASVGREGPSVQVGAAAMLAWGSWWQHRAGVRVGFHAQALLTAGAAGGLAAAFNTPLAGVVFAIEELGKGASLRWDRLVLAGVLASGFLSLAIVGNNPYFQVHEPILFLREAWPWIVLAALVCGVFGGLFAKLLLGGVTGILPAAIGQRVQQHPVWTAFGCGVVLACIGASTHGDTYGTGYEQVAALLNGHPIETHWFGVSKLAATVASYFAGIPGGIFTPSLAIGAGLGQHLWQLTAGLADERVLVLVSMAAFLAAATQAPITASVIVMEMTRSQNMMFHLLAATLLASFVARQFCPRPFYHAASRNFRREALAVEAASEKAAKA; from the coding sequence ATGTCGCGCAACGGGCTGCGGTTCTCGATTTTCCTGGCCGGCGCGATGGGCGTGGCGGTGTTCTCATTGGTGTTCTCATGGGTGGCGGATACCGCGCTGGCGTGGCAACGCGCCCTGCATACGCACTACACGTGGGCGACACTCGTGCTCCTGCCGCCGGGGTTGGCGGCGTTGCGCTGGCTGACGTTGCGTGTGGCACCGCAGGCGCGCGGCAGCGGCATCCCGCAAGTTATCGCCACGCAGCATCTGCCGCCGTTTGGGGTGGCGCAGACGACGCTGGTGTCCTTTCCGCAAGCGTTGTGGAAGATCGGGCTGACAGCAGTGGCGTTGTTCCTGGGCGCATCCGTCGGGCGCGAGGGGCCATCCGTGCAGGTGGGCGCGGCGGCCATGCTGGCTTGGGGATCTTGGTGGCAGCATCGCGCCGGCGTGCGTGTCGGTTTTCATGCGCAGGCGCTGTTGACTGCCGGCGCGGCTGGTGGCTTGGCGGCGGCGTTTAACACACCGCTGGCTGGGGTGGTCTTCGCCATTGAAGAACTGGGCAAAGGTGCCTCGCTGCGATGGGATCGCCTGGTATTGGCGGGCGTGCTGGCCTCGGGCTTCCTGTCGCTGGCGATCGTCGGCAACAACCCGTATTTCCAGGTGCACGAGCCCATCCTATTTCTGCGCGAAGCGTGGCCGTGGATCGTGCTGGCCGCGCTGGTGTGTGGCGTGTTCGGCGGGTTGTTCGCCAAGCTGTTGCTGGGCGGTGTTACGGGGATTCTGCCCGCAGCCATCGGGCAGCGCGTTCAACAGCATCCGGTGTGGACTGCGTTTGGTTGTGGCGTCGTCCTCGCATGCATCGGCGCCAGCACGCACGGCGATACCTATGGCACCGGCTATGAGCAAGTGGCTGCACTGCTCAACGGCCACCCGATCGAGACACACTGGTTTGGCGTGTCCAAGCTGGCCGCGACTGTGGCGTCCTACTTTGCGGGCATTCCGGGCGGCATCTTCACGCCGTCGTTGGCAATTGGCGCGGGACTGGGCCAGCACTTGTGGCAGCTCACTGCGGGCCTTGCCGACGAGCGCGTATTGGTACTGGTGTCGATGGCCGCGTTTCTGGCAGCGGCCACGCAGGCGCCCATCACCGCCAGCGTGATCGTCATGGAGATGACGCGCAGCCAGAACATGATGTTCCACTTGCTCGCCGCGACCTTGCTGGCTTCATTCGTGGCGCGGCAGTTCTGCCCGCGGCCGTTCTATCACGCAGCCTCGCGCAACTTCCGGCGTGAGGCACTGGCCGTGGAAGCGGCTTCCGAAAAGGCTGCAAAGGCCTAG
- a CDS encoding DEAD/DEAH box helicase, with translation MTQPQDGSGAIAHAETINTNTDNLLAEAATRASAFAELGLDDRIVRALGEVNYTTPTPVQAQAIPACLSGRDLLVTSQTGSGKTAAFILPAIQRISEQPEPQRPRMDGPPQRMKGRRPRPSPAKPSLLVLTPTRELALQVTTATAQYGRHLRRIVCASILGGMPYPKQLDMLARMPDIIIATPGRLLDHIDSGRIDLSALDMLVFDEADRMLDMGFSDDIEAIVGATPATRQMLMFSATMDRRIEQLAERMMRDPQRIEIAAAKVDQSNIEERLHFTDDVSHKQQLLDHLLRDSSLKQAIVFTATKRDADSLAERLTEHGFSAGALHGDMHQGARNRTLTALRRGQLRVLVATDVAARGIDVPDITHVVNFDLPKQAEDYVHRIGRTGRAGRSGIAINLVNHNDTFQWRRIERFVDRRIDASVIEGLEPKRSAKPRTGGPRAGGDRGGYRGNGGGNGGGYRGQREGYGARQGGAGGNGGNSEGRFQRSFGGDRDGFAPRRDDRNGNGGGGYQGQGGQREWNRDDRAPRQSYGQGQQARGDWQQRPARTQDGNRGFGNSNSNGGGYGNRDGNREGYGAREGAPRRFGDNNGGSRFGDSNGTGAPRRSYGDRDGNRSSYGSKGRSRDFDR, from the coding sequence ATGACGCAGCCTCAAGACGGCAGCGGCGCTATTGCGCACGCTGAAACCATCAATACCAATACCGACAACCTCCTCGCCGAAGCCGCAACGCGTGCGAGCGCATTCGCTGAGCTGGGCCTGGACGATCGCATCGTCCGCGCGCTCGGCGAAGTGAACTACACCACGCCGACGCCGGTGCAAGCGCAAGCCATCCCGGCCTGCCTGTCGGGTCGCGACCTGCTGGTCACGAGCCAGACCGGTTCGGGCAAGACCGCGGCCTTCATCCTGCCGGCCATCCAGCGCATCAGCGAGCAGCCCGAGCCGCAGCGTCCGCGCATGGACGGCCCGCCGCAACGCATGAAGGGCCGCCGCCCGCGCCCCAGCCCGGCCAAGCCGTCGCTGCTGGTGCTCACGCCCACGCGTGAACTGGCCCTGCAGGTGACCACCGCCACCGCACAATACGGCCGCCATCTGCGCCGTATCGTCTGCGCAAGCATCCTGGGCGGTATGCCGTACCCGAAGCAGCTCGACATGCTGGCACGCATGCCGGACATCATCATCGCCACGCCGGGCCGCCTGCTCGACCACATCGACTCGGGCCGCATCGACCTGTCGGCGCTCGACATGCTCGTGTTTGACGAAGCTGACCGCATGCTGGACATGGGCTTCTCGGACGACATCGAAGCCATCGTCGGCGCCACGCCGGCTACGCGCCAGATGCTGATGTTCTCGGCCACCATGGACCGCCGCATCGAACAGCTGGCCGAGCGCATGATGCGCGACCCGCAGCGTATTGAAATCGCCGCTGCCAAGGTTGACCAAAGCAACATCGAAGAGCGTCTGCACTTCACCGACGACGTCTCGCACAAGCAGCAACTGCTCGACCACCTGCTGCGCGATTCGTCGCTCAAGCAGGCCATCGTCTTCACGGCCACCAAGCGTGACGCCGACTCGCTGGCCGAACGCCTGACCGAGCATGGTTTCTCCGCTGGCGCCCTGCATGGCGACATGCACCAAGGCGCGCGCAACCGTACGCTGACGGCACTGCGCCGTGGCCAGCTGCGCGTGCTGGTGGCCACCGACGTGGCCGCTCGCGGCATCGACGTGCCGGACATCACGCACGTGGTCAACTTCGACCTGCCCAAGCAAGCCGAAGACTACGTGCACCGTATCGGCCGCACGGGCCGTGCCGGCCGTAGTGGTATCGCCATCAACCTGGTGAACCACAACGATACGTTCCAATGGCGCCGCATCGAGCGCTTCGTGGATCGCCGCATCGACGCATCCGTGATTGAAGGCCTGGAGCCGAAGCGTTCGGCCAAGCCCCGCACCGGTGGCCCGCGTGCCGGCGGTGACCGTGGCGGCTACCGTGGAAACGGTGGTGGCAATGGCGGCGGCTACCGCGGCCAACGCGAAGGCTACGGCGCACGCCAAGGTGGCGCCGGTGGTAATGGCGGCAACAGCGAAGGCCGCTTCCAGCGCAGCTTCGGCGGCGACCGTGACGGCTTCGCCCCGCGTCGTGATGATCGCAACGGCAATGGTGGCGGTGGCTACCAAGGCCAAGGCGGCCAGCGCGAGTGGAACCGTGATGACCGCGCCCCGCGCCAGTCGTACGGCCAAGGCCAGCAAGCCCGTGGCGACTGGCAACAGCGCCCGGCCCGTACGCAAGACGGCAACCGTGGCTTCGGCAATAGCAACAGCAACGGCGGCGGCTACGGCAACCGTGACGGCAACCGCGAAGGCTATGGCGCTCGCGAAGGTGCACCGCGTCGCTTCGGCGACAACAACGGCGGCAGCCGCTTCGGCGATAGCAACGGCACAGGCGCACCGCGTCGCAGCTATGGCGACCGTGACGGCAACCGCAGCAGCTACGGCAGCAAGGGCCGCTCGCGCGATTTCGATCGTTGA
- a CDS encoding threonine dehydratase, with the protein MSPTTTAASLNRAAELRRLRAAADVVHAVIPPTPQYCWPLLSQAVGAAVWVKHENHTEVGAFKVRGGLTYLHALRQREPELRGVISATRGNHGQSIALAARQSGMTATVVVPHGNSVEKNAAMRALGAELIEAGDDFQASRELAAELAVERGLHYVPSYHEDLVAGVASYWLEFFEAVPLDVVYVPIGMGSGVCSAVAVRDALGLSTRIVGVVSAHARCYEHSFASGAVVSAPVTTLLADGLACRTPDAKALEVIRAGVDEIVAVTDEAVAEAIRLYFSTTHNVAEGAAAAALAAAWQQREQIAGLHGLRVGLPLTGGNIDRAMLARVLAGQPIEA; encoded by the coding sequence ATGTCACCCACGACCACCGCCGCTTCCCTCAACCGTGCTGCCGAACTGCGCCGTCTGCGCGCGGCCGCTGACGTTGTTCACGCGGTGATTCCGCCGACGCCGCAGTACTGCTGGCCGCTGCTCTCACAGGCCGTGGGCGCAGCGGTGTGGGTGAAGCATGAAAACCACACAGAAGTGGGTGCCTTCAAGGTGCGCGGTGGGCTGACGTATCTGCATGCATTGCGCCAGCGCGAGCCGGAGTTGCGCGGTGTGATCTCAGCAACGCGTGGAAACCACGGTCAGTCGATCGCACTGGCAGCGCGCCAGAGTGGCATGACGGCGACCGTTGTCGTGCCGCACGGCAACAGCGTGGAAAAGAACGCCGCCATGCGTGCGCTCGGCGCGGAGTTGATCGAAGCTGGGGACGATTTTCAGGCCAGCCGTGAGTTGGCCGCTGAATTGGCCGTCGAGCGTGGCCTGCACTATGTGCCTTCGTATCACGAGGATCTGGTCGCTGGGGTGGCGAGCTACTGGCTGGAATTCTTTGAGGCGGTGCCGCTGGACGTGGTCTACGTGCCGATCGGCATGGGTTCGGGCGTCTGCTCGGCGGTGGCTGTACGCGATGCGCTGGGGTTGTCCACGCGTATTGTCGGCGTTGTGTCTGCACATGCACGTTGCTATGAGCATTCGTTTGCCAGCGGTGCGGTCGTGTCGGCACCGGTGACGACGCTGCTGGCTGATGGCTTGGCGTGCCGCACGCCGGATGCGAAGGCGTTGGAGGTGATCCGCGCGGGCGTCGACGAGATTGTTGCCGTGACGGATGAGGCGGTAGCCGAGGCGATCCGCCTGTATTTCTCGACCACGCACAACGTGGCGGAAGGCGCCGCTGCCGCGGCCTTGGCGGCCGCATGGCAGCAGCGAGAGCAGATTGCTGGCTTGCACGGTTTGCGAGTGGGCCTGCCGCTGACCGGCGGCAACATCGACCGCGCCATGCTGGCGCGGGTCCTCGCCGGTCAGCCGATTGAGGCTTAA
- a CDS encoding TerC family protein, which translates to MEWLSDIFTMQFAAALASIIVIDLVLAGDNAILIALAARNLPPELQKKAIMWGAAGAIVVRALMTLAVVWLLKIPGLMLVGGLALVWIAWKLLADDGQGGDEHGAGSTTLMGAMKTIIIADAVMGIDNVLAIAGASHGSFLLVVLGLLISVPVVVWGSGVVLRLIERFPLIIYGGAAVLAYTAAHMIVAEPVLKPFFAEQRPLVWAVYAVVFVIVLGGGWLVQRRRQQQPA; encoded by the coding sequence ATGGAATGGTTGTCTGACATTTTCACCATGCAGTTTGCTGCCGCGCTGGCATCGATCATCGTGATCGACCTTGTGCTCGCGGGCGATAACGCCATCCTCATCGCGCTGGCCGCGCGCAACCTGCCGCCTGAGTTGCAGAAGAAAGCCATCATGTGGGGGGCGGCGGGTGCCATCGTCGTGCGTGCGCTGATGACGCTGGCTGTGGTGTGGCTGCTGAAGATCCCCGGCCTGATGCTGGTGGGCGGTCTGGCGCTGGTGTGGATTGCCTGGAAGCTGCTGGCTGACGACGGCCAAGGCGGTGATGAACATGGCGCCGGCAGCACCACGCTGATGGGCGCGATGAAGACCATCATCATCGCCGACGCGGTGATGGGTATCGACAACGTGCTCGCCATTGCCGGCGCCTCGCATGGCAGCTTCCTGCTGGTGGTGTTGGGCCTACTGATCAGCGTGCCCGTGGTGGTATGGGGCAGCGGTGTGGTGCTGCGCCTGATTGAGCGTTTCCCGCTCATCATCTACGGCGGTGCCGCTGTGCTGGCTTATACGGCCGCCCATATGATCGTGGCCGAGCCGGTTCTCAAGCCCTTCTTTGCAGAACAACGTCCGCTGGTGTGGGCTGTGTACGCCGTGGTGTTCGTGATCGTGCTGGGCGGCGGCTGGCTGGTGCAGCGTCGCCGCCAGCAGCAGCCTGCTTAA
- a CDS encoding ergothioneine biosynthesis protein EgtB, with protein sequence MAEFFMLPDPTFIGSLSDWTDGRRLPRQGIAHSLVDARNRTLALLAAFGDTQRGWQIERVPHHAPPLWTLGQLAWFAEFWCLREPRRNGSDTVEDGAGTEWDLARWQATLPAALDGADSFFDMDRLPPDACWDLTLPGIAAVKQYAHEVLDRVLRKLATLGTDDDAALEPFRWAVFHEDLRAEHLHGLLQVLGLQPAGQPPLAAVAVPAAQTLSLPGGRFQMGWPDADGFFFDNECTSHRMYVPAFEIDAQPVTNAQYLEFIEDRGYDHPQWWSPAGMEWLMMQERSAPLGWQRDPVTRAWQALRYGQARTLNRDEPVRHVSLFEAQAWCGWAGRRLPTEDEWEMAAVQGRAGFHWGQVWEWTASPFEPYPDFVPGVPRGRVAGLSAPHFMTMQAVRGAAAHTPQRAHHPRFRGFLLPERDDIFVGFRTCAL encoded by the coding sequence ATGGCTGAATTCTTCATGCTCCCCGATCCGACTTTCATCGGATCGCTTTCCGACTGGACCGATGGCCGTCGCCTGCCGCGTCAGGGCATCGCGCACAGCCTGGTGGATGCGCGCAACCGCACGCTGGCGTTGCTCGCAGCGTTTGGCGACACGCAGCGCGGCTGGCAGATCGAACGCGTACCGCACCACGCGCCGCCGCTGTGGACGCTGGGTCAGCTCGCCTGGTTTGCCGAGTTCTGGTGCCTGCGCGAGCCGCGCCGCAATGGCAGCGACACGGTTGAAGACGGCGCCGGCACTGAATGGGATCTCGCACGCTGGCAGGCTACGCTGCCTGCCGCACTCGACGGCGCCGACAGCTTCTTCGACATGGATCGCCTGCCGCCAGATGCCTGCTGGGATCTGACGCTGCCAGGCATTGCGGCCGTCAAGCAATACGCGCACGAAGTGCTCGACCGCGTGCTGCGCAAGCTGGCCACGCTCGGCACCGATGATGATGCGGCGCTCGAGCCGTTCCGCTGGGCTGTCTTTCACGAAGATCTGCGTGCCGAACACCTGCACGGCTTGCTGCAAGTGCTGGGCCTGCAACCTGCAGGACAGCCGCCGCTGGCTGCCGTGGCCGTGCCGGCAGCGCAGACGCTGTCCTTGCCCGGTGGCCGCTTCCAGATGGGGTGGCCCGATGCAGACGGGTTTTTCTTCGACAACGAATGCACGTCGCACCGCATGTACGTGCCTGCATTCGAGATCGACGCGCAGCCGGTTACCAACGCTCAGTATCTGGAGTTCATTGAAGACCGTGGCTACGACCATCCGCAGTGGTGGTCGCCCGCCGGCATGGAGTGGCTGATGATGCAGGAGCGCTCCGCGCCGCTGGGCTGGCAACGTGACCCGGTCACGCGCGCGTGGCAAGCGCTGCGCTATGGTCAGGCGCGCACGCTCAACCGTGACGAACCTGTGCGCCATGTCAGCCTGTTCGAAGCACAGGCATGGTGCGGCTGGGCTGGCCGCCGCCTGCCGACCGAGGATGAGTGGGAAATGGCTGCCGTGCAGGGCCGGGCTGGCTTCCACTGGGGGCAGGTGTGGGAGTGGACCGCATCACCGTTCGAGCCGTATCCGGATTTTGTGCCGGGTGTGCCGCGCGGCCGCGTGGCAGGCCTGTCGGCGCCGCATTTTATGACGATGCAAGCGGTGCGGGGCGCGGCTGCCCACACGCCGCAACGGGCACACCATCCGCGCTTCCGTGGGTTCTTGCTGCCGGAGCGTGATGACATCTTTGTCGGCTTCCGCACGTGCGCACTGTGA
- the egtD gene encoding L-histidine N(alpha)-methyltransferase, which translates to MPATKPSADAYARRALARLIQPQPKPTIDAIGAGLTFYQLFTEDDAALRAEAEAGLLASAASVSPKFFYDALGSRLFEAITDLPEYYPTRTEAAIFSLHAAEIALRVGRGATLIDLGAGNCEKAARLFRTLAPSRYVAIDISADFLRDTLRALARQHPQLPMVGIGADLCAPLVLPDAVGDGRRVWFYPGSSLGNFTPDDARAFLTRLREASAPGDSVLIGIDLIKDARRLEAAYDDPLGVTAAFNLNVLRNLNRLLGANFDVRDWRHLALYRPDGHRIEMHLEARRDVTVRWGNQARAFVTGDRLHTENSVKYDLPRLQRLFADAGFEDLHAWTDAGKDFAVCHASVSR; encoded by the coding sequence ATGCCGGCCACCAAGCCGTCCGCCGATGCCTACGCCCGCCGCGCGCTGGCCCGTCTGATCCAGCCGCAGCCCAAACCAACCATCGACGCCATTGGCGCGGGCCTGACGTTCTATCAGCTTTTTACCGAAGACGACGCTGCATTGCGTGCCGAGGCAGAGGCCGGTTTGCTGGCATCCGCCGCCAGCGTCAGCCCGAAATTTTTCTACGATGCACTCGGCTCCCGGCTGTTCGAGGCGATTACCGATCTGCCCGAGTACTACCCGACCCGCACAGAGGCCGCCATCTTCAGCCTGCACGCCGCAGAAATCGCCCTGCGCGTCGGGCGGGGGGCCACGCTGATCGACCTGGGCGCCGGCAACTGCGAGAAGGCTGCGCGCCTCTTCCGCACGCTGGCGCCGTCGCGTTATGTGGCCATCGATATCTCGGCGGATTTTCTGCGCGATACGCTGCGTGCCTTGGCGCGGCAGCATCCGCAACTCCCCATGGTGGGCATCGGGGCAGACCTTTGCGCGCCGCTCGTGTTGCCCGACGCCGTGGGCGATGGGCGCCGTGTGTGGTTTTATCCGGGCTCCAGCCTGGGCAACTTCACGCCGGATGATGCACGGGCTTTCCTCACGCGTCTGCGAGAGGCTTCCGCTCCGGGTGACAGCGTGCTCATTGGCATCGACCTCATCAAGGATGCGCGCCGCCTGGAGGCAGCCTATGACGATCCGCTTGGCGTGACGGCGGCATTCAACCTGAACGTGCTGCGCAACCTGAATCGCCTGCTGGGCGCAAATTTTGATGTGCGGGATTGGCGTCACCTCGCGCTGTATCGGCCCGACGGCCATCGCATCGAAATGCATCTCGAAGCACGCCGCGACGTGACGGTCCGCTGGGGGAACCAGGCGCGTGCGTTCGTTACCGGCGACCGCCTGCATACCGAAAACTCCGTCAAATACGATCTGCCACGCCTGCAGCGCCTGTTTGCCGACGCGGGCTTTGAAGACCTGCACGCGTGGACCGATGCGGGCAAGGACTTCGCTGTCTGCCATGCCAGCGTCAGCCGCTAG